From the Candidatus Obscuribacterales bacterium genome, one window contains:
- a CDS encoding response regulator → MKKILVIEDEVQTRDIFSRCLHFEGFFVLTAASGSAGVELAQQHIPDLIVCDIMMPDMDGYQVLSILHQTPETAAIPFIFLTAKVTMADLRQGMELGADDYLTKPCTVEQLLAAIATRLERQDRLKRWYAAEAQPQDYDPATSSNSIFPDHPTLNPVFRFIEAHYNQPIRLTDVAQAVGYSPAYLTNLVQTQTGRTVKRWIIERRMAQSRYLLATTNQTVNSIAEQVGYADASYFVRQFRQCHHTSPQTWRKTDQAQAAVS, encoded by the coding sequence ATGAAAAAAATCCTAGTGATTGAAGATGAAGTGCAAACCCGTGATATTTTTTCGCGTTGTTTACACTTTGAAGGATTTTTTGTTTTAACGGCTGCCAGCGGCAGTGCAGGAGTTGAGCTAGCTCAGCAACATATCCCTGACCTGATTGTCTGTGACATTATGATGCCCGATATGGATGGCTATCAAGTGTTGTCTATCTTGCATCAAACCCCCGAAACAGCCGCCATTCCCTTTATTTTTCTGACGGCAAAGGTCACGATGGCTGATCTACGCCAAGGGATGGAGCTAGGAGCTGATGATTATTTGACGAAGCCCTGCACCGTGGAGCAACTGCTGGCAGCGATCGCCACTCGTCTGGAGCGACAGGATAGGCTCAAACGTTGGTATGCTGCAGAAGCTCAACCTCAAGACTATGATCCAGCCACAAGCTCAAACTCCATCTTTCCTGATCATCCAACCCTGAATCCGGTTTTCCGCTTCATCGAAGCCCATTACAATCAACCCATTCGACTAACCGATGTTGCCCAAGCCGTTGGCTATTCTCCAGCCTATCTCACCAATTTGGTACAAACCCAGACCGGGCGAACTGTCAAACGATGGATCATTGAGCGACGCATGGCTCAATCACGCTATCTGCTAGCCACGACCAACCAAACCGTGAACTCTATTGCAGAACAGGTTGGCTATGCCGATGCTAGCTACTTTGTACGCCAATTTCGCCAGTGCCACCACACGTCTCCCCAAACTTGGCGAAAAACCGATCAGGCTCAAGCAGCGGTTTCTTAG